The genomic window TGGTGATCTCCGTTGAGGACCGATAGATGACTGCCATGCAGGAAGGACACAACCAGCCCAAGTAGGAGGGGTACTCACTGTCCTTCGCGCGAGGTGCAATTGCGGTATCGGCATTCTCTGTCCTGGCTTTCTTTAAGTCGAGCATCGAGTCCTCTGTTGAGGCAACATCCGCCGCGCGACATACTCGCGGaggcaccagcggcagcatcgtAGGGCCCACAACGTACTGAGATGCAATACGGTCCCGCCTCTGGCGGGCCCGGCCGCCGATGAGCGACATGGCAGCACTCGCACCATCCAGCAGGTGGCCGAGGTCATGAAAACTGAACCGGGAAGCGCAGAAGCCACCGAGGCTTGAAGCTAGTGCCACGAGGCGGTTCTCCGTCAAGTCGGTCTGCAGTACGGCTTCGCCGAAGCACGACACAGTCACACCCATCTTGCTTGCCGTCATAGCCGCCACCGCGAGAGCGCACTCTGCGCTGTATGGCGGCACCTCAGTTGCACTAGCGTCGCTGAACACAAGAATGCTCCCAGCACTAcgcggtggaggtgcagaATTTacgtcaccgctgctggtaGAGTCGCCGGCAGCCGCTTCAGCAGGCGTCTCTCCAGCCCCGTTTTCTGCCTCATCCCTAGCCGCCGCCCGAAACGCGGTGCTCGGGTGCGCGCGCAGATAGCAGAGTGAGGCCAGTAGTGCCCCTGCCAGAGAGCTCCACATGTTTGTGGCATCAGAGGACAGTGATGCAGATGCCGAGGCTGCAGCTGAGGGCTCTCTGAATCCCTTCACGGAAGAGGCGTCGTCCTTTGCACTGGCAGTTAGCATGGTGTTGTTGTGTTCCTGTGCCGCCCGCAGTACCGCCTGCTGAAGGATTAGAGGAGAGCGAAAACGAAAGAGCTGCGCAAAGGCGAGGGTCCTCTCTGCGGCATCACTCTCCGTCCCCCCGTCCCCGCCGTCCCCTTCGGGCGAGAACACCGACCCTGTCGCATCTGACAAGGCGGGGTAAGTGGCCCCCACCCGATCCAGGGCGTGGTTGCGGTCCGGCACGGCCGAAGAGTACACGCACTTGGTGCCTCTGTACGGGTCCGCAAAGAAGACGGCGATTAATGGGATGAAGTCGGGTGCGCTGGCGCGCACGCTGGACTGCaccgcatgcacacaccgcagcgcgtTGCCGACTAGATCGTCCGTGTAGCAGCCATTGCTGGAGTGGAGAAGACACACGTACGAGGACGGCATGGCGGTGCAGCAatgaaacaaaaaaaaatgtggcaaatgagagaagaggtgccCTTCACGGGTGAATGAAGTCGTGCCTGCGGATATGATACAAGGGAAGGCAGTAATGCAGTGGACGGCAAACTCCCTCAGCGTATGTGAGTTTTAAAGGGGTGGCTACAAACCCTGTATCAACCCCTTACATTCATTCCAGTTAGCGAAGCAGGTGATGGAACGGCACGGCACAGgcggagaaagcgaaagagacgcaTGCGCACGTGCAATCGTTGGCATTCACACGTAAATGGACAAGAGTcagggaggtggagaaagaaaggaaagaatGGGGAGAGGTGGCTGCGATGGGGCTGAGGGAACACAGACAGCGACAAAGAAGTCACATCGAAGAAGAGCCGAGGTGACCACCTCTCAATAGTCCATTAGGGTGGACTCGTCGTTGCCGTCCACGTCTCCATTCAATTTCAttccttcttctttttttgcttctttcaCCTCTCGGCCTTGGCTACTTCTGAGGTTTGATCAGCGGAATCATCACACACCAACGCAGACGTGCACCCACaatcgaaaaaaaaaaacacacaaaaagcgAGCATATAGCATGAAAcgaagatggagaagagcgTGCCGTGAGAAGACGAGTAGAGAGAATGGGGGGACTAGAGAGCTCGCCATCAtagcgaaagaagaagagagaaccCTAGGGCGAGAGCGCAAGTAACAGGAGAGAGCCAGGGTAACAGAaatttaaaaaaaaaaagagagaagcgtgGCCCTTCTGGAGAGAAAAGTAAGAGGTagaggaaaggcagaaaGGGTAGGAGAGGCCCATATGGTGCCTAGCCGCCTCACCTACCGCAGGTCACTCATCCGCTCACGAAGAGCTTGCTTCCCCTTGAGGATCATCTTCTCGCGGAGGTCGTCCAGGGGGCAGATGGAGTCGTACTCGCGAACCGCCTCGTCGAACATGGCCGTGTCCTCGCCTTGGATAGCTGCAATCATGTCCGTCATAACCATGTGCTCGCGAGTGTTCATGTTGAACTGCGTGTCGAGGTCCTGGTACTCCTGGAAACGCTCCTCGAGCACGCCTACATCCTCCATGAGACTCTCCGGCGTCATGAGGGCCAGTTGGCACAAGAGAGCCGTAAAGAACAGCTTGCGTGCGTTGCCGCGCGCCACACGGTCCTCCAACGCCTCGCGGGCCAGATGGTCgtagagctgctgcgccccgGCGTAGTCGCCAGAGCCTGCCTTTATGTTCGCCATCTTGAGCACAATCTCAGAGGCCGTCACCTTCGCACCTTGATTGCGGAAGTAGCGCACGGCCTCTTGCAGCCACCTTATAGCCTCATCGCCCATGGTGATGTCGCCCAGTAGAGAGCACACCTTGGCTGCGTTTGTGTACTTCTGGGCCTTGTCATACATGTCCACAACGTCCTtgagcagcgtcgctgccgacTTCGCGTCGCCGGCCTTGAAGTAGGCCTttgctgcctcctccatctccaccGCCTGATCACACTCGCTGTTGTTCTTGCAAGACATTTCAGAGGCACGCTTGTACGCCTGGGCCACCTTCGTAAAATTGCCAGCTGCCTTGTACTGCGTGGCTGCCTGCAGAAATGTGTCATGCGACTCATCCACTTTCGTGTCGCTCGACGAGAACCACGAGCGCTTCTTCAGCTttttctccgcctccgccatcaACGCATCGCCACGCTCCTCCATCTTTCCAGGCGTGCCTTATAGTATTGATGATGTCTAGTGAGAACGTGAGATGATGAAGCTGCCCTACGTACAACAAGTTGCACAGGAAGGCGTATGTGGGTAAAGGTTTGTGGGTGAACAGTGGTGTGCTGCAGACGTCCACCATTTATGCGTAACTCGTAAGCAACTGAGATGCGCCACTACGTTTAGCGTGTCATATGTGGAGAGATCGAGACGGCCGATGGTCATGTGGCCACCGCGCCGCACCAGGCAAAAGTTGTCGCGGGTGCCCACAGCAAGTGGAGCATGTGTATGTACGATCAAAAGACGAAAATGAGAAGATAAGGGGGTATCTAGAGTCCGTCCGCAGACAAGAAAAGAACCCCTGCCTGACTAGCAGCGGGGGGTTCTCGACCTTACATGCAGCAAAAGGAACGGATGTCAGTTTCAAAGAACGACCATGGGCACCAGACAGTCAtcgcaccagcaccgccgttgATGTCTTTTTTCCCCCCGCTGGACTGACGCACAGCCCACGCATACCTACCACTCGACCCAAATAGAATGTGCCGTGAGGAGACTCCATATGCCTCTCGCATACCGTTTTTCCGCAGGCACACCCCCGACAGTCCAGATTATCCCGCCCACAGCTACTAACGCGGTAAGTGTCAAGGACGTGGTCATCACGAAGCAGGGGAGCGCCAGAAGGTGGAAGCGCCAGTCCCTTGTCAGCAAGGAGAGGAGTCCCCAAGGAACCAACTCCGTTAGCCATGCATCGGtgtcgctttctctcttctgcctgGTAGTGTACGTTGTTTGcttgtcttttttcttttcgctgaGGTTAACAAGAGCAACTTTGAATACATAGCAAACCAGACCGAACACGAAAAATACACGGAGAGATgaacacaaagaaaaagactGGGGAatgaagggaagagagagatggggcTTGAACTATACATGATACGTGTGTGATACTCCGTTAACCTACGGCTGCGAGCCGTTTCGTCCCcggagagatggagaagagggggaaagatCCGCCAACCACACATGTGTGATTATCTCTGTGCACCAGGAaacagacaaaaaaaaggcaggcaacagaaagaggcgcaggtggagggCAAACACGCGAAACCAAACGCGACAacgagacacacacacacacacacacaaacgtgACAGACAGAGATAGGGacaggaaggggagaagcaacaacagcagtcTGTGCGAGTCTGTGTGAATGGGCATGGGTGGTGTGGTAGCGCTGgatgaggagaagcagagaaaaaatgaaagtgaacaagaaaaagaagcaagAATACTCCCCAAACCAGTCTATACTCACCCCAAGACACCGTTAGACGCCCTTTTCCTgtagcagcagagaagcactCGAGGACAGCCTCAGAGTTGTTtactttcttttccctttatCCCTTCGCTTGCTTTCGACGCAGACAACGACTGAGCCGGAGAGACGCAGatgagaaaagagagggcagcagaaacgcccccccccccacacacacacacacgaaaggATCTCCTCCCTCAAGGCCTGACCCTTACAATGTCAAGTGTAGGCGTATGGATATTCCAGtacttccctctcctcactcttgCTTGATGcaacgctctctctctctcttcaagCTTCTCTTCCATTTTTCCTTGTGAATCATCTCTCCATTCATTTCACTCCGTGTGCACGCAGACGTCCGCCGACGTGATTGTTTTTCCCTTCACTGTGAGGTGCATCATGCGATGAATGTGGTACTAAGTGGGAGCATGTGACTTTGCAGGTGTGTATGTTTGTGCCGCCAAGTGACGCTGACAACATCATTGagtccctcccccgcccgcctcgcctccttcAAACCTCCTTTTGGAGCGTTCAACTATACGGCGCGCTACATCACAGGATAAAGGAGAAGTGATGAACGCTCAGAGGTCGTGCTGGCAGACGTGAAGCGAGCTGTGGGGCGCGCAAGAGAGATGTAAGAAGAGGTGCACAGAGCTAACGCGCTCATTGCTGTGcacagtgtgtgtgtgtgtgtcacagCACACTTTGCTTCCGTCGTTAAGGCCtcacctgcacacgcacacaaggaCGGCGTTACGCTCGTGCTCTCCAGTGCATCCATCCTTGTGCTTTCACCTGGCCGCAattgctgtgctgctgacATGTGGCCACCTACCTGGCCTTCTGAGTTGCatccttcttctttcgctgGTTGCGCTCCTCACGTTCGCGCATCGTAGTCAGGCGGGCCTCCATCTGCTTGCGGATGTCCTCGTGCGAGACGATGTGATCGTCATCCTGGTCAGCGTACAGGTTGTTGTCGCGATCCGTCGTCCCGCCAGCCAGGCTGGCACTGGGCAGCTCCATCATGCACACAAGACTGCGTGCTGACACGGCGCTATGGGCTGTCTGAGGAGCAACCGGCATTATtggcaccacctcctccgcctcccagCCCTCTGCCATCTGTAGCGCTTCGCCGTGTGAGGAGTCAGTTGTGTTGGCAGTCAAAGcgacctccccctcctccaaggTCTGCACGGCCTCCTTCGACAACTGAGGATCGCGAATGGCGCgcagagacgacgacgccgagaCGCGCGAGTACGTGGACAattggtggtggcgctggaaGGCAATCAAGATGTGCGTGGCACGCTCCTCAACCCTGCCGAGGAACTGCTTCATGTTGGCCTCCGTGcacctctcctcactctccaCAGCGTCATCAGCCATCTTCGGGCACCCGATATGCGCATAGACATCCTCGGCCGTGGCTGCGGTACGCTGCACGGCGTCGCTCAGCTGTAGAGTCGCGTAGTTCATCTCGTCCAGCTTGGACTCCGTGCctgccagctcctcctcgagaCGCTTGATGAGAGCGCGGTGCTGACGCTCGctgtcgtcttcctcgctcAGAAGACGCTGAAGGTCACGGATGCTGTCCTTCAGAGCCTCCTTCTTGGCGGACAGCTCGTTGACGTACTTGTACATGGAGAAGTTCAGGTCCCCAGTGTGCAAGTAATTGGCGCGCACCCCGTCGATATCGTCCGACTGCAGGGCGTCCTTGATCTGAGCAAGAATGCTGGTGATGGACatcgcctctttctccacaGATATCACATTCTGTACGCCGTCGTGGCCTTCCCCACAGGTCGTGGAGGTAGGCTCTTCGCCATTGCTGGAGGCTGATGCACCCATTGCTCGCCGGGAAGTGTCCGCCTCTTCCTGAGCGCGGGCGACGTTGGCGTCACTCATGCGCTCCTCGAACTCGTACTCAcgcgcctccagctccagctgcaTCTCCGTCTGCTCCTCGCGCATAGCCTTGATGTCCATCATAGCTGTGTCCAGGTCGTGCAGTTGCTTGGTGTAGGCCTGGCGCTGCTCGACCAGCGCgacgcgcagccgctccacctcgcgcagctgcgcgtcacGATCGTCCATATCCCTGTTCGACTTTTCGATATGCTCGGCCATGAGGCGTTTCTTCGCCTTTAAATCGTCCTCCATGCGCTTGTGCACGCGCAGGAACACGCGACGCTCCTCTCGGATGACGTCGATGCGGTCACGCAGCTCCTTGTTGTACGACAGAGCATCGTTGAACTGACCTAACGTTTGATCCAGCCGGCTCTCCAGAATGTCGACctggcgctgcaccgccgctgcctgttCCTTTTCTACATTGACGCCACCCTTCATCCTGCGACTGTGAAGAAGGTCGATGCGAGCCAGCTGGTATCGCTTTGTCAGATCGTTCTTGCGCATCTTCTCAAACTGGTAGCGGCGCTCCAGCCCGTCAACGTCGCTCTGCAATGACGCCAGCTTATCGGCCTTGACGTAATCATAATGTGCACCAGACATAGAATTGATTTCTTTCTTGATTTGATCGTTCTCTTCGGTCATATGTGCGATCTGTTCTTGCTGACGCATAGTCTGGTCCTGTGCACTGAAGATGTTCTCCGCTACCTGCGAGCGGCGCAGGGTGTCGGCCACTGCGCCCTTCTTAGTGGCGGCTACCACTGACATGACCAAGTCAGCCAAGGTCTGTGAGGATAATTCCGTCGACCAAGGAAAtggtgggagaggagaaggcgagaggtACAATGCCTCGGTAAGGGCGTCTCTGTTCGCTGAAGCAGAGGATGGCGTGCTTTGTTCTACACTGCCCTCACTTCAAGAAGTCCAAGGAGAGTGGAAAGTGCAGGACGCAAATATGatgaaaggaggaggaaaggtgGGGCTGACGAAgagcgcgaggaggacgaaaTAAAACCCACGTCAGACAACTGAGGATTGTGGCAGAAAGGGACAGTCCGGACCAATGAAGTCAGCGAAGTGCAAGCGAGGCGGAGAAAAACGCAGCTGGCCGTCCTGACTTTTGCAAAGTTGTGATGTTGATGGCCCATTGCATAGAAGCGGGTGCCCGAGCAATGGGGTGAaaggtgcgcgtgcgggcGCACGTTGGGTTCGATTAAGAGAATGAAACGAAGAAAGGAGGATGAGAGTGCAGTAGAGCAAACAGAAAAGATACATGCAAAGCACGGCCGTACGTGCACAGTCCATACCACGTGTGGAGCGGAACGCTGCAGATGTAGAGAGAGGGCATGGCGCTCCACACGCTCTCCTCATCGCCTGTAGAAAGGGTCTTCTTCGTCCATTCTCAGTTGACGCCGTCGCACATAAAATGCAGCAAGGAAAAAGCTATCCTGCTTAAGAGAAGCATGACGTGGGGGGGCATGGGCTTATTCCGCGAAGGCTACCGTTAAAGCGTCATAGAGAATAACAGCATGTTGTCTTCCAGTTTCATTTCTTCGCTCTTGTTCTCCGCTAAGAGGGAgtgaaaaaagaaacacacgGCATGCGCGGCATGCAAATACACAAAACGACGCTCACCTCCATTCATGCTTTTTTCCCTCCATTCACCGGATCGCTGCATGCGCCTCGCAGGGCCTTGTATGGGCAAGTCAACTCCTCTGTGTATGACTGTGCTTCTCGCTTCCCCTCCATGTTTATCTTCTTGACGGCAAGTGCGAGGGAAAGTGAAATAGTGGAGGTGTCTTTCTCGTTCGAGTCTGTCCTCGGGGAGTGTCTGTATGCCTTCGTATGGTGACGAGGAGAGACTTGCATGGGCATATGTTGTGAGAAACTCACCTCATCACTTTCGAAGCTTTCTTTCTAGTTAGCGAGGAAGACAGCACTCTCGACATAGGTGACGAGATAGACCcaaaggagggggaaagaggaagaagcgagagagcggagagaagagggcggggagaagacgcacacctgcacgcacacgcacacacacacgcacacacaagcagagaTGAGGGTTAAAGCAGCAAAATCGGGGGAGTCCGATGAACACAAAAGAGGCACACATGCAAACATTCACAgcaaggggaaggggaaaaagaaggaggaggagcgatCGGCATCACGAGgaagacgacagcagcggtagcgaCAAGTAAGGTaagcgaaagagagccaAGCACACGAGCGTGAGAATATCGGTGTAGCTCCCCATCGCTTGCTCACACACTGAGGTCCACGATCAATTATTAACCGCCTCCATACGGCACGCTCCGCCAGATAAGAACAGGAAAAAGGTGCGGTGTTCCTCCTTTCCGTCTTGAACACGCGCCAATAACTCACCTGAAGAATGAATCAGAGAGAGGTTTAGAAAGAGCAACGttgagaagggaagagaacaTGAGCGAGGGTCAACCAGAAGTGTCTGCAGTTACTGCAGCCCATTCGCACCTGCTCTCCATAACGTTTTACCACCCTTCCCAGTCTTCTATCTTTCCTCATTTCTTCTGCCTTCTTCGACCACAAACTTCACtcaagcaaagagagagaaaacaaacaaacaacggaaaaagaggaaaggagagatCCCCAGAGCAGAAGCGCACTCTTCCCCGACCTACAATGGCGCCTCACCACAACAAAAGGTTCTGTCCACTACAAGCAACACGGTACGACGACGAGAAGATAGAAAGCAGGCAGGCGAGTCACCTCACCCCTTAGCGCTACACCCCCGCTCACGCTAACGCACCTACAGACACGCATACAGTGGTACAAGCCGGATCCCTCTATCTTGCTGTATCCTCCTCTGCACAGCGTGCTCTCGatgaaggggaaaggggaggagagggctgtgtgcgtggggagcggggagggggaaggggagggggcaggggagggggcagggaACGGAGTAAAAAAATGAAAAGTGAAAAAAGATGTCCACCTCACAGGTTTCTCGCACATTTAACAGATTCTCCTCGTAGGAGTGTGCCACCGTGACTGTATAGACGagcatatgtgtgtgtgtgtggaggggggggggggcgacaAATGtacacaaaagaaaagacgaACAGTTTGCTCCCTCCACATTgcctcctcacccctcttGCGAGCTCCTTCCCTGTTGCTCCTCGAAATAGtgccttttcttcccttcttccccactCTGCCTCCCCCAGCAAAGGCTGGGAGACGGCGAGCAGAATTACGCTGGACTTGCCGTGGACTCAACGCGCTCAAAACACAAAATATACGCACCATTCGGCGCTGGGGCGTCGCAGTTGTCGATCGTCGCGTGCGTATCGTTGTAGTATACCCATTTCTGCACGGAATCGTTGAAGGCAGTCGCGGTGTAATGCCCAAAACTGAGCGACCCGGTGTGGTACACCACACCGCGCAGACGGTACCTCGTGCCCTCTGCTTGAAGCCCAACAGCCTCTGGGTCCAGGTACGGAGCAAAATCGAGCTCGCTCGGGAACTGCACTGTAGTGTTCTTCTTGTCGGCACTGTATGTGAGCATCTTGAAGCGCTTAAAGGATACAATAAGGCACGGGGGCAAACGGAAGAGGGTGCGGTGCACCTTGGTCTCCCGGAACTCCCTGCACTGACTGCAGAACCACGCATCTTCACCCCGCAACAGGTCCGGCTGCATGGAGTGCGACAAGCACTCCTGCAACGAGCATCTCACCTCCGGTGCGAGGTTGCTATCTGCGTCTCGGAGTCCAAAAGCATCCGACCTCCCTCCGTCGGAGATAAGATGATACTTGGAAGAGTCGTACTGAATGCAGACAACAATGGTGGTCGTCACCGTCGTGGAAGCAGATGCCTCCTCACAGCCTTCGCACCCTGTCGCGTCGGCGGTGGTATCGCCACCCTTAGATATGGGAcctgcgacggtggcagtTGCGGCTTTGCGAAGAACACACTGCTCTACCCAGATGTCTTGGCCAATGGATACGAGTGCTGCCTCGGCACTGTTTTCAGCCGTCAGCTTTTCTTTGGCTTTGTGCGTGTAGGATGGAGACACGACGTATCCCACCCCTCCGCTTAGAGCCTCTGTGGcgatgagcagcgcctcctcgttcGTCTCGGTCTCTGGAAcgcgttgcagcagtgccgtcgccacctctACAGAGCGCGGGCGGATGTGCTCCGTGTAGGCGAGCATTCTTTCACGAGGTTCCCTGATAAAAACAAGCTCCTCCGCGTCGGCGGCACCTGCaccctctgctgccgctggctgcTGGTGCTCCGCACCGTACGACGCCGGAAACTCGTCAATCCAAACCAGGGTGCCCATCATGAAAGTCGTGGAGGGAAGCGATGTGTCTCTGACAAAGTACCACACGCGTGCCGCAGGCACCTCTGCCACGTCCACCGtagctggcggcggcgtagATTCCATGTTCAGTCCTGCACTCTTCAGGTGGCAACACGCCCAAGCAAACACACGACCATGGTCGGGAATGTCCATTACGCGCACGTCCACCTGCACGCGCGCTGCTACACTCCttgccctctccgcctcctcctccacggtcATCTCCTCTGCAGAGACATCCTGaaaaaacagcagcacctccctgCTAGAACTGACAttgctcagcagctgctgccgaagcgcctcctccacctcctgctcGCGCACCGTGTTGTCCGGATACACCAACACGTGAACTTTCAGTGTCGCCAGTGAGTGCACCCGGTTTGTGTCCCCTTTCACAGGTCGAAACAACGGTGCCATAAAGCCGCTGCGTGAGGCTGACTCCGTCGCGCTGTCAGCCTTGCTTAATTCCACCATGACATCCACGCACATGGCGCGCCGCTGAGGCGGATCTTTAATACTGACGGAGAGCGTGACGTTGTTGTCGAAGACAGTGCTGCACTCCCCGCATGTGAGGCACGTGAAGACAGTCTTCGACTGGTGGAAAAAGAGCGGCGGAATGAACGACTTATTGTTTTCCAAGAAGTTGTCCCAGAAAATAGTGGAGAGCTCCTGTGTCGCGATCATCTTGTCGCTGTCCTCGCGCTGGCGGTAGCATCGCTCTGAGAGGAGATTGATCTCTTCACTCAGGTGATCCAGGAGCACTTCAATAAACTCATTCGCATCCTGCTGCTGATAGCCGGAAAACCGTTTCACCCGCATCCCAAtctgctccttcagctcACGGGTCTCAGCGAAGGAGTGCTGCCCAGACCACATCGCCGTCAGCAGCCTGATGAGCGGCGGAGCTATCACAGCCTGCGAAAAGTGCGAAATGGGAAGCGTCAAGAGCTTCGTACGAAAAGATGTGAGATTCGACAAGCACTGAAGGGCACTATTCATGTAGCATGTGTTGCCGACGTTGGTCaggccacacacaccgcactggtgcgccgccacctccatccCGCCTGTAATTTCGTTTCCGCGGTCGTCGCCGTTCGTGTTGTTTAGAGTCAGCACCAGAGACAGGAGCACCTTCCCGCTCATCTGCCCCCTGCACTCCTCCACGCTCTCCGGCATATCCTGCTCGATgcaccgacgcagctgctgtacTACCTCCTGTACAGTCATGTCCATCCcatcccccttctctgcaaTCGCAAACGGCCCTGGTTTCAGGGAGAGCATGTAGAGGCCTCTGCAGCGGATGCGCACCGTGTCAGTGCCGTTGATCGCCGCAAACCACACCCTAGCCACCTTGTCCGACAtcacgccctcctcctcactcaTCACTCCCCAGGCGAGGTGGCACACCTCGCGCATGTCGCTATGCAGGAGTGCCTCCTCGACTGGCACCTCTACACTGAACTTGTCAAGCGTCCCGTCCGATTCGTTTCGCTCCGACCACTCGAATGTCGTGAACACAGTCAGCGGGAGCGGCTTCCACATGGCGAGACAGCGCTCCCGGAGAGAAAAGGTTCCATACATGACGTACTTGGGGCCGGTGCCAAAGAAGTCAAAGAAGGAGTTGTACAGGGTCGCTGGAATCACCTGGTATTGCTCAGAATCTAGGGAAAGCCAGTGCCGGCGCGGGTCGTGCGGCGAGACCGTCATGAGCGCGAACGTGTCGATAGGGCCTGGAAAAGGTGGGAGTGGCCCGGGCAAGgccaggcggcgctgctccttaGCTTGTGTTGAccacctcagcagctgctccatcCACGCCGTTGGGACCACAACGCCGCGCGGAAGAGCTTCCTTGTTCTGCATCAAACTCTGCTGCTGACATGCAAAGTACAAACAGTAGAAAAAAAGCTCCAGGTTGAGTCCCGAGGtatcctcttcctctccccacaGGAACGGTGTCACCTCTGTTAAGTTGCGAGAGCGCTGCTGGTAGACTGGGAAGAAGCTGCACACCCATGCATCAGCGATGCTCCCAAGAATGGCACAGAGGTCCTCTTTGCAGTCGATAGGGATGGTATCGTCGCTGTACTTGTCGCGTAACGCGTGCGGCACGTGTGCGCCCTGCGTCAAGTGTTCCTCCATTAGACGGCGGCTCATTTCGCTGATCTCCTTCACGTAGGCAAAGCTGCGCATAGAGTAACGGCTGAAGTGGTGGCTGCCACTCATGCCGTGGCACCCGCCATCATTCATCACCTCCAAAACGATACTATGCAAACCTGAGACGAAGGCAAAGGACAGCTCGCGTGGCGTCGCGTACAATCCACCCGTCGACTCCCCATTTTCGCTGGATGGCTGAGGCGGTGTCGCGAGAGCGAAGATGTCCGCTGCACTTTCTTGGATCAAGTCATGCAGCACAGCGCTTGCAATTCCAAACCAGGCGACGCTAAACTCCTCTGTTGCGTCTGGAACAGCACCGGGTTTGATGCCGTCCAGCTGGGCTGCGATGCCCGAGTGCGAGCGCCTTAGCCACGTAACGCTGCCGTCGAACCCGCGAAGGCCTTTCAAGATGTTGCTCACAAGAGTCTGAATATAAGCCTGCAGTCGATCaagcggaggcggtggctgcccCACCAGAGCGGCattctcctcttcgtctgtcgcagctgcagcagcagcggtgtagTCATGTGCTCCCGTAGTCGTCCCATTCCAAGTTATGGTTCTGGGCTTGACAGTGGTCGTGCCCGTTTCTTCGTTGCCCTGTGACGTTGACGAGTCCTCTTCTGCAGAGGCGAAGCTGTCACGGGAAGTGGCGGTAAACGAAGACCCTTCAATGCTGTGGTTTCTCCCCTTGAGGTCCATCTCTTCTATAGCATCCCCTGAACTCATAGTGTTGCAATCGTCGTCCTTCAGGTAAGCACGTGTAATTGTGTATTTAGGTGCCCGAGTTGAAGACATGCATGCCTACT from Leishmania panamensis strain MHOM/PA/94/PSC-1 chromosome 32 sequence includes these protein-coding regions:
- a CDS encoding hypothetical protein (TriTrypDB/GeneDB-style sysID: LpmP.32.3030), coding for MPSSYVCLLHSSNGCYTDDLVGNALRCVHAVQSSVRASAPDFIPLIAVFFADPYRGTKCVYSSAVPDRNHALDRVGATYPALSDATGSVFSPEGDGGDGGTESDAAERTLAFAQLFRFRSPLILQQAVLRAAQEHNNTMLTASAKDDASSVKGFREPSAAASASASLSSDATNMWSSLAGALLASLCYLRAHPSTAFRAAARDEAENGAGETPAEAAAGDSTSSGDVNSAPPPRSAGSILVFSDASATEVPPYSAECALAVAAMTASKMGVTVSCFGEAVLQTDLTENRLVALASSLGGFCASRFSFHDLGHLLDGASAAMSLIGGRARQRRDRIASQYVVGPTMLPLVPPRVCRAADVASTEDSMLDLKKARTENADTAIAPRAKDSEYPSYLGWLCPSCMAVIYRSSTEITTSDARPEDGGGRGTGQAMGPRCSYCCKV
- a CDS encoding SNAP protein, putative (TriTrypDB/GeneDB-style sysID: LpmP.32.3040); this translates as MEERGDALMAEAEKKLKKRSWFSSSDTKVDESHDTFLQAATQYKAAGNFTKVAQAYKRASEMSCKNNSECDQAVEMEEAAKAYFKAGDAKSAATLLKDVVDMYDKAQKYTNAAKVCSLLGDITMGDEAIRWLQEAVRYFRNQGAKVTASEIVLKMANIKAGSGDYAGAQQLYDHLAREALEDRVARGNARKLFFTALLCQLALMTPESLMEDVGVLEERFQEYQDLDTQFNMNTREHMVMTDMIAAIQGEDTAMFDEAVREYDSICPLDDLREKMILKGKQALRERMSDLR
- the DC2 gene encoding outer dynein arm docking complex, putative (TriTrypDB/GeneDB-style sysID: LpmP.32.3050), coding for MSVVAATKKGAVADTLRRSQVAENIFSAQDQTMRQQEQIAHMTEENDQIKKEINSMSGAHYDYVKADKLASLQSDVDGLERRYQFEKMRKNDLTKRYQLARIDLLHSRRMKGGVNVEKEQAAAVQRQVDILESRLDQTLGQFNDALSYNKELRDRIDVIREERRVFLRVHKRMEDDLKAKKRLMAEHIEKSNRDMDDRDAQLREVERLRVALVEQRQAYTKQLHDLDTAMMDIKAMREEQTEMQLELEAREYEFEERMSDANVARAQEEADTSRRAMGASASSNGEEPTSTTCGEGHDGVQNVISVEKEAMSITSILAQIKDALQSDDIDGVRANYLHTGDLNFSMYKYVNELSAKKEALKDSIRDLQRLLSEEDDSERQHRALIKRLEEELAGTESKLDEMNYATLQLSDAVQRTAATAEDVYAHIGCPKMADDAVESEERCTEANMKQFLGRVEERATHILIAFQRHHQLSTYSRVSASSSLRAIRDPQLSKEAVQTLEEGEVALTANTTDSSHGEALQMAEGWEAEEVVPIMPVAPQTAHSAVSARSLVCMMELPSASLAGGTTDRDNNLYADQDDDHIVSHEDIRKQMEARLTTMREREERNQRKKKDATQKAR